One Desulfovibrio sp. ZJ209 genomic window carries:
- a CDS encoding rubrerythrin family protein — MSKTDQNLMDAFAGESQANRKYLAFAKVADQEGMPQIAKLFRAAAASETVHALTHFKNAGKIGTTMENLKDAIGGETHEYTKMYPEMIKEAEAEGNTAVARYFGYVNKVEEIHAELYKKAMENPSRISNEDYYVCKFCGYTHQGPVESCPVCGAGAAAFFKVEDCCKA; from the coding sequence ATGAGCAAGACCGACCAGAACCTGATGGACGCCTTTGCCGGCGAATCCCAGGCCAATCGCAAATATCTCGCCTTCGCCAAGGTGGCCGACCAGGAGGGCATGCCCCAGATCGCCAAGCTCTTCCGCGCGGCCGCGGCCTCCGAGACCGTCCATGCCCTGACCCACTTCAAGAACGCGGGCAAGATCGGCACCACCATGGAAAACCTCAAGGACGCCATCGGCGGCGAGACCCACGAATACACCAAGATGTATCCCGAAATGATCAAGGAGGCCGAGGCGGAGGGCAACACCGCCGTGGCGCGCTATTTCGGCTACGTCAACAAGGTGGAGGAGATCCACGCCGAGCTCTACAAGAAGGCCATGGAGAACCCCTCCAGGATCTCCAACGAAGACTACTATGTCTGCAAGTTCTGCGGCTACACGCACCAGGGCCCGGTGGAATCCTGCCCGGTGTGCGGGGCCGGCGCCGCGGCCTTCTTCAAGGTCGAGGACTGCTGCAAGGCCTAG
- a CDS encoding aminotransferase class I/II-fold pyridoxal phosphate-dependent enzyme: MEEFSRIQRLPPYVFAVVGDLKMKLRRQNIDIVDFSMGNPDIPTPRHVVDKLVEAAQKPVNHRYSLSRGIPNLRKAICDRYRRLYGVELDPDTEAIVTMGSKEGLAHLCLAMLQPGDVVLAPDPTYPIHKYAPIIAGADVRSVPIGPGRDFFEDLTEAMRHAWPKPKLLFLCYPHNPTTEVTDLEFFRKVVDFAKENDIWVIHDLAYADLTFDGYEAPSFLQVPGAIDVGVEFSTLSKSYSMPGWRVGFCLGNPRLIHALARIKSYLDYGIFQPIQIASTVALNGPDDCVAEVRDIYRERRDKLIEGLNRIGWEVAPPKATMFVWARIPEPFRKMGSVEFSKLLLNEAHVAVSPGLGFGSYGDEYVRFALIENEHRTRQAVAGIRRLLSGAGA, from the coding sequence ATGGAAGAATTTTCACGCATCCAGCGCCTGCCCCCCTATGTCTTCGCCGTGGTGGGCGACCTCAAGATGAAGCTCCGGCGCCAGAATATCGACATCGTCGACTTCAGCATGGGCAACCCGGACATCCCCACCCCGCGGCATGTGGTGGACAAGCTCGTGGAGGCGGCGCAAAAGCCGGTGAACCACCGCTATTCGCTCTCCCGCGGCATCCCCAACCTGCGCAAGGCCATCTGCGACCGCTATCGCCGCCTCTACGGCGTGGAGCTCGACCCGGACACCGAAGCCATCGTGACCATGGGCTCCAAGGAGGGCCTGGCGCACCTCTGCCTCGCCATGCTCCAGCCCGGGGACGTGGTGCTGGCGCCCGACCCCACCTATCCCATCCACAAATATGCGCCCATCATCGCCGGCGCGGACGTGCGTAGCGTGCCCATCGGGCCCGGGCGGGACTTTTTCGAGGACCTCACCGAGGCCATGCGCCACGCGTGGCCGAAGCCCAAGCTGCTCTTCCTCTGCTATCCGCACAATCCCACCACCGAGGTGACGGACCTCGAATTTTTCCGCAAGGTGGTGGATTTCGCCAAGGAGAACGACATCTGGGTCATCCATGACCTCGCCTATGCCGACCTCACCTTTGACGGCTACGAGGCGCCGAGCTTCCTGCAGGTGCCGGGCGCCATCGACGTGGGCGTGGAGTTCTCCACCCTGTCCAAGAGCTATTCCATGCCCGGCTGGCGCGTGGGCTTCTGCCTCGGCAATCCCCGGCTCATCCACGCGCTCGCGCGCATCAAGAGCTATCTCGATTACGGCATCTTCCAGCCCATCCAGATCGCCTCCACCGTGGCGCTCAACGGGCCGGACGACTGCGTGGCCGAGGTGCGCGACATCTACCGCGAGCGCCGCGACAAGCTCATCGAGGGCCTGAACCGCATCGGCTGGGAGGTGGCGCCGCCCAAGGCCACCATGTTCGTCTGGGCGCGCATCCCCGAGCCCTTCCGCAAGATGGGCTCGGTGGAGTTCTCCAAGCTGCTGCTCAACGAGGCGCATGTGGCGGTGTCGCCGGGGCTGGGCTTCGGCTCCTACGGCGACGAGTATGTGCGCTTCGCGCTCATCGAGAACGAGCACCGCACCAGGCAGGCCGTGGCCGGCATCCGCCGCCTGCTTTCCGGGGCCGGTGCCTGA
- a CDS encoding homoserine dehydrogenase: protein MTRNSETRPLGVGLAGFGTVGSGLARLLVDNADIIRRRTGRDMAIRAVLVRDANKAREVPLPAGAALTTDPARLIDDPEIDVLVELMGGIDAARGIIADALGHGKHVVTANKALLAEDGLALFRLARRKRRILRYEASVAGAIPVVEALKESLVGNRVESLMGILNGTSNYILSEMTANGLEFGEALRQAQELGFAEADPTLDIDGHDAAHKLILLIRLAWGADYPYAALAVRGIRGMAAVDIRFAREFGYRIKLIGQARLAGPADGAPAGARTPLRLEAGVFPALVHHTYLLARVGGAYNALRVDANAAGPLFFHGRGAGSLPTAGAVLADLMAVAREERPNNTGFADGELMRAAIVPPEDWRSPYYVRVMVEDTPGVLRDISGCMAAEGISVAQMIQKAGDGASGVPLVFMTHETTARAMSGALKRAADAGLLREPAVYYRVL, encoded by the coding sequence ATGACCAGGAACAGCGAAACGCGTCCCTTGGGCGTGGGACTGGCCGGCTTCGGCACCGTGGGCAGCGGCCTCGCGCGGCTGCTCGTGGATAACGCCGACATCATCCGCAGGCGCACGGGCCGCGACATGGCAATCCGCGCCGTGCTCGTGCGCGACGCCAACAAGGCGCGCGAGGTGCCGCTGCCCGCCGGCGCCGCGCTCACCACCGACCCGGCGCGCCTTATCGACGACCCGGAAATCGACGTGCTCGTGGAGCTCATGGGCGGCATCGACGCCGCGCGCGGCATCATCGCCGACGCCCTTGGGCACGGCAAGCACGTGGTCACGGCCAACAAGGCCCTTCTCGCCGAGGACGGGCTCGCGCTCTTCCGGCTGGCGCGCAGGAAGCGGCGCATCCTGCGCTACGAGGCCAGCGTGGCCGGGGCCATCCCGGTGGTTGAGGCCCTCAAGGAGAGCCTCGTGGGCAACCGCGTCGAATCCCTCATGGGCATCCTCAACGGCACGAGCAACTATATCCTCTCCGAGATGACGGCCAACGGACTGGAATTCGGCGAGGCCCTGCGACAGGCGCAGGAACTGGGCTTCGCCGAGGCCGACCCCACGCTGGACATCGACGGCCACGACGCGGCGCACAAGCTCATTTTGCTCATTCGGCTCGCCTGGGGCGCGGACTATCCGTACGCCGCCCTCGCCGTGCGCGGCATCCGCGGCATGGCCGCGGTGGACATACGCTTCGCGCGGGAATTCGGCTACCGCATCAAGCTTATCGGCCAGGCGCGGCTGGCCGGCCCGGCGGACGGCGCGCCCGCCGGCGCCAGAACGCCGCTGCGGCTCGAGGCCGGCGTGTTTCCGGCGCTCGTGCACCATACCTACCTGCTCGCGCGCGTGGGCGGGGCGTACAATGCCCTGCGCGTGGACGCCAACGCCGCCGGGCCGCTCTTCTTCCACGGCCGCGGCGCCGGGAGCCTGCCCACGGCCGGGGCCGTGCTCGCCGACCTCATGGCCGTGGCCCGCGAGGAGCGGCCCAACAATACCGGCTTTGCGGACGGCGAGCTTATGCGCGCGGCCATCGTGCCGCCCGAGGACTGGCGCTCGCCCTATTATGTGCGCGTCATGGTGGAGGACACGCCGGGCGTGCTCCGCGACATCTCGGGCTGCATGGCGGCCGAGGGCATCAGCGTGGCCCAGATGATCCAGAAGGCCGGCGACGGCGCAAGCGGCGTGCCGCTCGTGTTCATGACCCACGAAACGACGGCCCGCGCCATGAGCGGCGCCCTCAAGCGCGCCGCCGACGCGGGCCTGTTGCGTGAACCGGCGGTGTATTACCGGGTGCTCTAA
- a CDS encoding ABC transporter ATP-binding protein, which translates to MPKSVSEEVNEQFEKAVDDHYNAIIKGEIKEGIEEGTASGVLVQEPLNAPPPPRPAGAPPVKIHCEDISKTFIQKGNQAVPVIRDITLDVYENEFLVVLGPGQSGKSTLLKIIAGLEIPDKGYVTLDGEPITGPGPDRGIVFQSYMLFAWKNVRDNVELGLKLRGVPAEERHAIADHYIKMVGLEGFEKHYPHQLSGGMKQRVGIARAYANSPKVMLLDEPFGQLDAQTRMYMQVETARIWEKERRTVLFVTNNIDEALFLGDRIVLMEGKLPGTLKTEYAVNLPRPREHTSMELLELREEIISNTELVL; encoded by the coding sequence ATGCCCAAGAGTGTGAGCGAGGAAGTCAACGAGCAGTTTGAAAAGGCCGTGGACGACCACTACAACGCCATCATCAAGGGAGAGATAAAGGAAGGCATCGAGGAGGGCACGGCCAGCGGCGTGCTCGTGCAGGAGCCGCTCAACGCGCCCCCGCCGCCGCGCCCGGCCGGCGCGCCGCCCGTGAAGATCCACTGCGAGGACATCAGCAAGACCTTCATCCAGAAGGGCAACCAGGCCGTGCCGGTCATCCGGGACATCACCCTCGATGTCTATGAAAACGAGTTCCTGGTGGTGCTGGGGCCCGGGCAGAGCGGCAAGTCCACCCTGCTCAAGATCATCGCGGGCCTCGAGATCCCGGACAAGGGCTATGTCACCCTCGACGGTGAGCCCATCACCGGCCCCGGGCCCGACCGCGGCATCGTGTTCCAGAGCTACATGCTCTTCGCGTGGAAAAACGTGCGCGACAACGTGGAGCTCGGCCTCAAGCTGAGGGGCGTGCCCGCGGAGGAGCGCCACGCCATCGCCGACCACTATATCAAGATGGTGGGCCTCGAGGGCTTCGAGAAGCACTATCCGCACCAGCTCTCGGGCGGCATGAAGCAGCGCGTGGGCATCGCCCGGGCCTACGCCAATTCGCCCAAGGTCATGCTCCTGGACGAGCCCTTCGGCCAGCTCGACGCGCAGACGCGCATGTACATGCAGGTGGAGACGGCCCGCATCTGGGAAAAGGAGCGGCGCACCGTGCTCTTCGTCACCAACAATATCGACGAGGCGCTTTTTCTGGGCGACCGCATCGTGCTCATGGAAGGCAAGCTCCCCGGCACGCTCAAGACCGAATACGCGGTCAACCTGCCCAGGCCGCGCGAGCACACCTCCATGGAGCTTCTGGAGCTGCGCGAGGAGATCATCTCCAATACGGAACTCGTGCTTTAG
- a CDS encoding ABC transporter permease — MASSSIANETVDHASERGRFTFYKLITNRYFLYTVSLVGFFALWHWTAVNKIFQNSLATPKEVLDQVIRLTTMNFAGNNLWGHIWGSTQRVLVGFVLASLVATPLGLFMALNKTVNAIVKPLFDLFKPMPPIAWVSLAILWFGIGETSKVFIIIIGTFVPCLLNAYNGVRLVDPDLFDVIRVLGGTRRDEIFNVCLPASFPAIFAGLQISLSAAWTCVLAAELMNSRDGLGFLIKRGMDTHSPALVLSGMLLIAAAAWLSSLAIALLERKCCPWKRSIDNI; from the coding sequence ATGGCTTCGTCTTCCATAGCCAATGAGACCGTGGACCATGCCAGCGAACGCGGCCGCTTCACGTTCTACAAGCTCATAACCAACAGGTATTTTCTCTACACCGTGTCCTTGGTGGGCTTTTTCGCCCTCTGGCACTGGACGGCGGTGAACAAGATCTTCCAGAACTCCCTCGCCACCCCCAAGGAGGTGCTCGACCAGGTCATCCGGCTCACCACCATGAACTTCGCGGGCAACAACCTCTGGGGCCACATCTGGGGCAGCACCCAGCGCGTGCTCGTGGGCTTCGTGCTGGCGAGCCTCGTGGCCACGCCGCTGGGGCTCTTCATGGCGCTCAACAAGACGGTCAACGCCATCGTCAAGCCGCTCTTCGACCTGTTCAAGCCCATGCCGCCCATCGCCTGGGTGTCGCTCGCCATCCTCTGGTTCGGCATCGGCGAGACCTCAAAGGTGTTCATCATCATCATCGGCACCTTCGTGCCCTGCCTGCTCAACGCCTATAACGGCGTGCGCCTCGTGGACCCGGACCTCTTTGATGTCATCCGCGTGCTCGGCGGCACGAGGCGCGACGAGATCTTCAACGTCTGCCTGCCCGCCTCCTTCCCGGCCATCTTCGCCGGGCTCCAGATCTCGCTCAGCGCCGCGTGGACCTGCGTGCTCGCCGCGGAGCTCATGAATTCGCGCGATGGCTTGGGCTTCCTCATCAAGCGCGGCATGGACACCCACAGCCCGGCCCTGGTTCTCAGCGGCATGCTGCTCATCGCGGCCGCCGCGTGGCTCAGCTCCCTGGCCATCGCCCTGCTGGAGCGCAAGTGCTGCCCCTGGAAGCGCAGCATCGACAACATCTAA
- a CDS encoding ABC transporter permease, with product MAYQTVVVKESALVRALPWISVIAFFILWEGVVRSGMIPPTMLASPSQVVSAFIDKIGDPNPDGAIMFTHFKTSIEEAFTGYVLALLVGIPLGLAMGWFKVAEGLFRPIFELIRPIPPIAWIPLTVFWFGIGLTGKVFIIWIAGIVPCVINAYVGVRMTNPVLIQMARTYGASDWQIFKQLCIPSSLPMVFGALQLALAYCWTNLVGAELLAADSGLGYLITMGGRVARPDLIVLGMICVGLSGAVIGFIIDRIEKKLLAGIRR from the coding sequence ATGGCCTATCAGACCGTCGTCGTCAAAGAGTCGGCCCTGGTCCGCGCGCTGCCCTGGATCAGCGTCATCGCCTTTTTCATCCTCTGGGAGGGGGTGGTGCGCTCCGGCATGATCCCGCCCACCATGCTCGCCTCGCCGAGCCAGGTGGTGAGCGCCTTCATCGACAAGATCGGCGACCCCAACCCGGACGGCGCCATCATGTTCACCCACTTCAAGACCAGCATCGAGGAGGCCTTCACGGGCTATGTGCTGGCGCTTCTCGTGGGCATCCCGCTGGGGCTCGCCATGGGCTGGTTCAAGGTGGCCGAGGGGCTCTTCCGGCCCATTTTCGAGCTTATCCGCCCCATACCGCCCATCGCGTGGATCCCGCTCACCGTGTTCTGGTTCGGCATCGGCCTCACGGGCAAGGTCTTCATCATCTGGATCGCCGGCATCGTGCCCTGTGTCATCAATGCCTATGTGGGCGTGCGCATGACCAACCCGGTGCTCATCCAGATGGCGCGCACCTATGGCGCGAGCGACTGGCAGATCTTCAAGCAGCTCTGCATCCCCTCCTCGCTGCCCATGGTCTTCGGCGCGCTGCAGCTCGCGCTCGCCTATTGCTGGACCAACCTCGTGGGCGCGGAACTGCTCGCCGCGGACTCGGGCTTGGGCTACCTCATCACCATGGGCGGCCGCGTGGCGCGGCCCGACCTCATCGTGCTCGGCATGATCTGCGTGGGCCTGTCCGGCGCCGTCATCGGCTTCATCATCGACCGCATTGAGAAAAAGCTGCTCGCCGGCATCAGGAGGTAA
- a CDS encoding ABC transporter ATP-binding protein, which translates to MPAQAENEIKIRVNNLTKRFGDLTVLDGINFTIRKGELLAIVGPTGCGKTTFLNCLSKLMPATEGEILIDGKEANPKAHNIAYVFQEPTCLPWRTVRENVAYGMEVKGVPKAERERRAQEIMDLVGLSSCADLYPNQVSASMMQRIAVSRAFAVNPDLLLMDEPYGQLDVKLRFYLEDELVNLWQKLGSTILFVTHNIEEAVYVAERILVLTNKPTKVKEEIIVDLPRPRKLIDPRFVDLRRQVTDLIRWW; encoded by the coding sequence ATGCCTGCCCAAGCTGAGAACGAAATCAAGATCCGGGTCAACAACCTTACCAAGCGCTTCGGCGACCTCACCGTGCTGGACGGCATCAACTTCACCATCCGCAAGGGCGAGCTGCTGGCCATCGTGGGCCCCACGGGCTGCGGCAAGACCACCTTCTTGAACTGCCTTTCCAAGCTCATGCCGGCCACCGAGGGCGAGATCCTCATCGACGGCAAGGAGGCCAACCCCAAGGCGCACAACATCGCCTATGTCTTCCAGGAGCCCACATGCCTGCCCTGGCGCACGGTGCGCGAAAACGTGGCCTACGGCATGGAGGTCAAGGGCGTGCCCAAGGCCGAGCGCGAGCGGCGCGCCCAGGAAATCATGGATCTCGTGGGCCTTTCCTCCTGCGCCGACCTTTACCCGAACCAGGTCTCGGCCAGCATGATGCAGCGCATCGCCGTGTCCCGCGCCTTCGCCGTCAACCCCGACCTCTTGCTCATGGACGAGCCCTACGGCCAGCTGGACGTGAAGCTGCGCTTCTACCTCGAGGACGAGCTCGTCAACCTGTGGCAGAAGCTCGGGAGCACCATACTCTTCGTGACGCACAACATTGAGGAGGCCGTCTACGTGGCCGAGCGCATCCTCGTGCTGACCAACAAGCCCACCAAGGTCAAGGAAGAGATCATCGTTGACCTGCCCCGGCCCCGCAAGCTCATCGACCCCCGTTTCGTGGACCTGCGCCGCCAGGTCACTGACCTCATCCGCTGGTGGTAA
- a CDS encoding ABC transporter substrate-binding protein yields MKLRSLAALVLALAFLLATAVAGEAKELSPQNPVKVPSAWMNENETFAAWLAHEMGWDKEEGIDLEINYFNSGMDIVNALPSGSWVVAGNGAVPAVWGGLRYDTYVIGIGNDESYTNGVLVRPDSPIAKVKGWNPEYPDVLGSPETVRGKTFLCTTMSSPHMALSSWLHVLGLTDKDVVIKNMDQPQALSAFENGIGDGVSLWAPQLYVGMEKGWKLAGDIKNCGETLPIVIQADKKYADENPEVIAAFLRAYMRGIHMLKNEPAEVIEPLYRRFFLEWAGQQYTPEVALKDIKTHPVFDFDEQLVVLDDSKGPSEAQKWQQYLAKFFTDLGRLSPQEYEKVKDANYVTPKFMKMVKQPVPPYK; encoded by the coding sequence ATGAAACTGCGTTCCCTCGCGGCACTTGTGCTCGCACTGGCGTTCCTGCTGGCCACGGCCGTGGCCGGCGAGGCCAAGGAGCTCTCGCCCCAGAACCCGGTCAAGGTGCCCTCGGCCTGGATGAACGAGAACGAGACCTTCGCGGCCTGGCTCGCCCATGAGATGGGCTGGGACAAGGAAGAGGGCATCGACCTCGAGATCAACTACTTCAACTCCGGCATGGACATCGTCAACGCCCTGCCCTCGGGCTCCTGGGTGGTGGCGGGCAACGGCGCCGTGCCCGCGGTGTGGGGCGGCCTGCGCTATGACACCTATGTCATCGGCATCGGCAACGACGAGTCCTACACCAACGGCGTGCTCGTGCGCCCCGACAGCCCCATCGCCAAGGTCAAGGGCTGGAACCCCGAGTATCCCGACGTGCTCGGCAGCCCCGAGACCGTGCGCGGCAAGACCTTCCTCTGCACCACCATGTCCAGCCCGCACATGGCGCTCTCTTCCTGGCTGCATGTGCTCGGCCTGACCGACAAGGACGTGGTCATCAAGAACATGGACCAGCCCCAGGCGCTCTCCGCCTTTGAAAACGGCATCGGCGACGGCGTCTCCCTGTGGGCGCCCCAGCTCTACGTGGGCATGGAAAAGGGCTGGAAGCTCGCCGGCGACATCAAGAACTGCGGCGAGACCCTGCCCATCGTCATCCAGGCCGACAAGAAGTACGCCGACGAGAACCCCGAGGTCATCGCGGCCTTCCTGCGCGCCTACATGCGCGGCATCCACATGCTGAAGAACGAGCCCGCCGAAGTCATCGAACCGCTCTACCGCCGCTTCTTCCTCGAGTGGGCGGGCCAGCAGTACACCCCCGAGGTGGCCCTGAAGGACATCAAGACGCACCCCGTCTTTGACTTCGACGAGCAGCTCGTGGTCCTCGACGATTCCAAGGGCCCGAGCGAGGCCCAGAAGTGGCAGCAGTACCTCGCCAAGTTCTTCACCGACCTCGGCCGCCTGAGCCCCCAGGAATACGAGAAGGTCAAGGACGCCAACTACGTGACGCCCAAGTTCATGAAGATGGTCAAGCAGCCCGTGCCTCCCTACAAGTAG
- a CDS encoding aldehyde dehydrogenase family protein has translation MADIRIKNFINGEWQEEANGKRVPLYNPSTGEEIGSVPISGPATAEAAIATAYAAYRPWRNLSIAKRMTYIYKIRDCMVRDLEKLAQAIALDQAKHISEARGEVQRVIEIIESAAATPSTIQGDTLDYISTNISAKVVRQPLGVFGGVAPFNFPALVFGWFIPYAIAVGDTFIFKPSTQSPYFMQLMCEIFQEIELPAGVVNVIHGNRDIPGSWYEDPRMAGVCLVGSTPTAKAMAAGCAKGAKRSMLLGGAKNVLLVMEDSNMDVFITNFLNSCYGSAGQRCLAGSIVAAVPEVYDEVVERMIEASKTVKVGDAFDPDVYMGPLISRKAADNVLGYVDIALNHGHGCKLVLDRRKVDLPEKNKNGYFVGPCIIRDVTPCNPLFTTEVFGPLVATIKVADIHDAIGLINSSEYGNGACIFTQNMHYADVFSRDTDVGMVGVNVGICAPHPFVPFGGIKGSLLGTDKVQGKGGIDFFTQYKVTTTRTYDPKGVAGQPAPAAQKVRSCVAS, from the coding sequence ATGGCGGACATCAGGATCAAAAACTTCATCAACGGCGAATGGCAGGAAGAGGCCAACGGCAAGCGCGTGCCGCTCTACAACCCGTCCACGGGCGAGGAGATCGGCAGCGTGCCCATCTCGGGCCCGGCCACGGCCGAGGCGGCCATCGCCACGGCCTACGCCGCGTACCGGCCCTGGCGCAACCTGTCCATCGCCAAGCGCATGACCTATATCTACAAGATCCGCGACTGCATGGTGCGCGACCTCGAAAAGCTGGCCCAGGCCATCGCCCTTGACCAGGCCAAGCACATTTCCGAGGCCCGGGGCGAGGTGCAGCGCGTCATCGAGATCATCGAGTCCGCGGCGGCCACGCCCTCCACCATCCAGGGCGACACGCTCGACTACATCTCCACCAATATCTCGGCCAAGGTGGTGCGCCAGCCGCTCGGCGTGTTCGGGGGCGTCGCGCCCTTCAACTTCCCGGCGCTGGTGTTCGGCTGGTTCATCCCCTACGCCATCGCCGTGGGCGACACCTTCATCTTCAAGCCCTCCACCCAGTCGCCCTACTTCATGCAGCTCATGTGCGAGATCTTCCAGGAGATCGAGCTGCCCGCGGGCGTCGTCAACGTCATCCACGGCAACCGCGACATCCCGGGCTCCTGGTATGAAGACCCGCGCATGGCCGGCGTGTGCCTCGTGGGCTCCACGCCCACGGCCAAGGCCATGGCCGCTGGCTGCGCCAAGGGCGCCAAGCGCTCCATGCTGCTCGGCGGCGCCAAGAACGTGCTGCTCGTCATGGAAGACAGCAACATGGATGTCTTCATCACCAACTTCCTCAATTCCTGCTACGGCTCGGCCGGGCAGCGCTGCCTCGCCGGCTCCATCGTGGCCGCGGTGCCCGAGGTCTACGACGAGGTGGTGGAACGGATGATCGAGGCCTCCAAGACCGTCAAGGTGGGCGACGCCTTCGACCCCGACGTCTACATGGGCCCGCTCATCTCGCGCAAGGCCGCCGACAACGTGCTCGGCTACGTCGACATCGCGCTCAACCACGGCCACGGCTGCAAGCTCGTGCTCGACCGCCGCAAGGTGGACCTGCCCGAGAAGAACAAGAACGGCTACTTCGTGGGCCCGTGCATCATCCGCGACGTGACGCCCTGCAACCCGCTCTTCACCACCGAGGTCTTCGGCCCTCTGGTGGCGACCATCAAGGTGGCCGACATCCACGACGCCATCGGGCTCATCAACAGCTCCGAATACGGCAACGGCGCCTGCATCTTCACCCAGAACATGCACTATGCGGACGTGTTCAGCCGTGATACGGATGTGGGCATGGTGGGCGTCAACGTGGGCATCTGCGCGCCGCACCCCTTCGTGCCCTTCGGCGGCATCAAGGGCTCGCTGCTCGGCACGGACAAGGTGCAGGGCAAGGGCGGCATCGACTTCTTCACCCAGTACAAGGTCACGACCACGCGCACCTATGACCCCAAGGGCGTCGCCGGCCAGCCGGCCCCGGCGGCCCAGAAGGTCCGTTCCTGCGTGGCGTCCTAG
- a CDS encoding M20 family metallopeptidase, which translates to MSIEQWLPQINAYFDAHQEEIFSLLETLVNMDSFSHDARDVNAVGELARQWMADAGFDAKRLPHPEIPADEQWMHGLGNVFMARTHPREAGPGIIFLGHIDTVYPAGTAARTPFRVEGGRAYGPGVADMKAGVVANMFVARALRELGLIDVPMTVVFSPDEELGGPTAGRVYRTELRGGTAVLCTEPGFIGGGVTVQRKGSGHFLVEIDGISAHAGRDYEKGASANLELAHKMLGFDKLLDLPVGTTVNTGLIEGGTSANSVSPWARARVHTTFQTLEAGENVVKGIREVAATTFVPGTKTRISGGIRLYPLTPTEEGTRLLHLVQRAGEALGQPIHPQHTKGASEAGLTSTVLGIPSICSLGAEGANIHAEGEYIETASLLPRCKLVALSALLAAREFRPVSAS; encoded by the coding sequence ATGTCGATCGAACAATGGCTGCCACAGATCAACGCCTATTTTGACGCGCACCAGGAGGAGATCTTCTCCCTCTTGGAAACCCTGGTAAACATGGACTCCTTTTCCCATGACGCCAGGGATGTGAACGCCGTCGGGGAGCTGGCCCGGCAATGGATGGCGGACGCTGGCTTCGACGCGAAGAGGCTGCCCCACCCGGAGATCCCCGCGGATGAGCAATGGATGCACGGCCTGGGAAATGTCTTCATGGCGAGGACACACCCGCGCGAGGCGGGCCCGGGCATCATCTTCCTCGGGCATATAGACACCGTCTATCCGGCCGGCACGGCGGCGCGCACGCCGTTCCGCGTCGAGGGGGGCCGCGCCTACGGGCCCGGCGTGGCGGACATGAAGGCGGGCGTTGTCGCCAATATGTTCGTGGCACGCGCCCTGCGCGAACTGGGCCTCATCGACGTACCCATGACCGTTGTGTTCTCCCCGGATGAAGAACTCGGCGGCCCCACGGCGGGGCGCGTTTACCGCACGGAGCTGCGCGGGGGCACGGCCGTGCTTTGCACGGAGCCCGGGTTCATCGGCGGCGGTGTGACCGTGCAGCGAAAGGGCTCCGGCCATTTCCTCGTGGAGATCGACGGTATTTCCGCACATGCCGGGCGCGACTATGAAAAAGGCGCCTCCGCCAACTTGGAGCTCGCCCACAAGATGCTGGGCTTCGACAAGCTGCTCGACCTGCCCGTGGGCACCACCGTCAACACCGGCCTCATCGAGGGGGGCACTTCGGCCAATTCGGTTTCGCCCTGGGCCCGGGCGCGGGTACACACGACCTTCCAGACGCTGGAAGCCGGGGAAAATGTCGTGAAGGGCATCCGGGAGGTGGCGGCAACCACCTTCGTGCCAGGCACAAAAACCCGTATTTCCGGGGGCATCCGGCTCTATCCGCTGACGCCCACTGAAGAAGGCACGCGGCTTTTGCATCTGGTGCAGCGCGCCGGGGAGGCCCTTGGGCAGCCCATCCACCCCCAGCACACCAAGGGGGCTTCAGAGGCCGGCCTCACGTCCACGGTACTTGGCATCCCCTCCATTTGCAGCCTGGGCGCCGAGGGGGCCAATATCCACGCCGAGGGCGAATACATAGAAACCGCATCACTCTTGCCACGCTGCAAGCTGGTAGCGCTTTCCGCGCTCCTGGCAGCTCGGGAGTTCCGCCCCGTCTCCGCAAGCTGA